In one Nicotiana tomentosiformis chromosome 6, ASM39032v3, whole genome shotgun sequence genomic region, the following are encoded:
- the LOC104087311 gene encoding protein OCTOPUS-like, protein MTRTASQNRTRTRTRRLSACYRHPSEPVTGICAACLRERLSGLDPETSIIPTFLHSLEKPDANIGPEPEPGLYSPDLRRCRSVSTARCEGSSSYSEPRRRSCDDRSSRNTLENLFGVDDVAGGSHASFNVESKNLGLTNLSDNVCKSIVEHKNSEEIRIRADIEEDTEDGELKTMKEFIDLEFHTKNNKSRDLKDIAGNFREKASVFSKKLQKWRQKQREKKLNSSRNGKLIGYKLKDNGSEIGECAIGRRSCDIEPRFSVDAGQLEGPRISIDEPRASWDGYMVARTIPRLTPMLSVVENVLLGGTGNGFDKHRSSLDGKMQAIVEDESSSSGGSGQSNSDSSSSQRGGSSFDRSSSVRSFGKRTTDLEVNEGKCMANSSPAHVKLVFTERELKDWHLNSINNEHLAKFESFSKNGIVAESCGTNKGFKKSTRWREVFNLFGNKHKVNNKRETRKGEGETFSSVTDINEKQVDKGYDDVKEAAQWRLTRSSSIIGARKSCSSSYVPARNSCSSTFDQPRSSLDLTELNRSKKKVAESAASTNFGRGAFVLERNKSVKCSSNDIDNGTLPFYLMPLRSSRRCKSSENKLTKPLYATGNVLH, encoded by the coding sequence ATGACTCGCACCGCTTCCCAAAACAGGACCCGTACCCGAACCCGCCGTCTCTCCGCTTGTTACCGCCACCCGTCGGAGCCGGTCACCGGCATCTGCGCCGCATGCTTGCGTGAACGCCTCTCCGGTCTTGACCCGGAAACTTCTATTATTCCTACATTCTTGCATTCTCTCGAAAAACCAGATGCTAATATTGGACCCGAACCCGAACCCGGATTGTATTCTCCGGATCTCCGGCGTTGTAGGTCTGTTTCTACTGCCAGGTGTGAAGGTTCTAGTAGCTATTCGGAGCCACGTCGGAGATCTTGCGACGATAGGTCGTCCCGGAACACCCTTGAAAATCTATTCGGAGTTGATGACGTGGCGGGTGGGTCGCATGCTAGTTTCAATGTTGAATCGAAGAACCTGGGATTAACGAATTTGTCTGATAATGTTTGTAAGTCAATAGTTGAGCATAAAAACAGTGAAGAAATTAGGATTCGAGCTGATATAGAAGAAGATACTGAAGATGGAGAGCTGAAGACAATGAAAGAGTTCATAGATCTCGAATTTCACACCAAAAATAACAAATCGAGGGATCTTAAAGACATTGCCGGGAATTTTAGGGAAAAAGCTTCAGTCTTTAGCAAGAAATTGCAAAAATGGAGGCAAAAACAGAGGGAAAAGAAGCTTAATAGTAGCAGAAACGGCAAGCTGATAGGTTATAAATTAAAAGATAATGGGTCTGAGATTGGGGAATGTGCAATTGGAAGGAGATCTTGTGATATAGAACCTCGATTTTCAGTCGATGCTGGACAATTGGAAGGGCCTAGGATTTCAATTGATGAGCCTAGAGCTTCTTGGGATGGATATATGGTAGCCAGGACTATTCCTAGGTTGACACCAATGTTATCAGTTGTTGAAAATGTGCTTTTAGGAGGGACTGGAAATGGGTTTGATAAGCATAGATCATCACTTGATGGGAAAATGCAGGCTATAGTTGAAGATGAGAGTAGTTCTTCAGGTGGATCAGGGCAGTCCAATTCGGATTCTTCATCATCACAACGGGGAGGAAGTAGTTTTGATAGGTCGAGTTCTGTTAGGAGTTTTGGCAAGAGGACAACGGATTTGGAGGTTAATGAAGGCAAGTGTATGGCGAATTCATCTCCTGCTCATGTCAAGTTGGTTTTTACTGAGAGGGAATTGAAAGATTGGCACTTGAATTCTATCAACAATGAGCATTTGGCTaagtttgagtcattttccaagAATGGAATTGTTGCTGAAAGTTGTGGTACCAATAAGGGGTTTAAGAAGTCTACTCGGTGGCGAGAGGTGTTCAATCTCTTTGGTAACAAGCATAAGGTCAATAACAAGCGAGAAACCCGAAAAGGAGAAGGAGAAACCTTCAGTTCAGTCACTGATATTAATGAGAAGCAAGTGGACAAGGGTTATGATGATGTAAAAGAGGCTGCTCAGTGGAGGCTTACGCGCAGCAGCAGCATAATTGGGGCTAGAAAATCCTGCAGCAGCTCTTACGTTCCTGCTAGGAATTCCTGCAGCAGCACTTTTGATCAGCCTAGGAGTTCGTTGGATTTGACTGAACTAAACCGCAGTAAGAAGAAAGTTGCTGAAAGTGCTGCGTCTACAAACTTTGGCAGGGGTGCATTTGTGCTGGAGAGGAACAAGAGTGTCAAATGCTCTTCAAATGACATTGATAATGGTACGTTGCCATTCTATTTGATGCCATTGAGGAGTTCTAGGAGATGTAAATCCAGTGAGAACAAGTTAACGAAGCCCCTTTACGCCACTGGCAATGTTTTGCACTGA
- the LOC104087310 gene encoding AT-rich interactive domain-containing protein 2-like — translation MQNVKEVPNPTGDKKTEWLDYIYDDRYKLVIPVGPRFQVEIPDWTDPQKEDKGRLKENESDTSKWLGTIVWPTDDNLGNKEVNKELIGEGRNEYCPCESPESVECVKSHVKEERMKLKSELGTAFDIWKFDEMGEEISNLWNPEEQKKFSSLVKTNRMTQGKSFLKPALASLPSKTRQNIVNYYFNVHVPQRISSQTRSGCKIIDTDDEEGDEQAPTSKASRKRNRSKKGASSSSKSAKRSYLTGRR, via the coding sequence ATGCAGAATGTAAAAGAAGTACCGAATCCAACAGGTGACAAGAAAACAGAATGGTTAGATTACATCTATGATGATCGCTACAAATTGGTAATCCCAGTAGGACCCAGGTTTCAGGTTGAAATTCCAGATTGGACTGACCCACAGAAGGAAGATAAAGGCAGGCTTAAAGAGAATGAATCTGATACTTCAAAATGGTTGGGAACAATAGTATGGCCAACAGACGACAACCTAGGAAACAAGGAAGTTAACAAGGAGTTGATTGGGGAAGGGAGAAATGAATATTGTCCTTGTGAGTCCCCTGAATCTGTTGAATGTGTTAAAAGTCATGTTAAAGAAGAAAGGATGAAGTTGAAGTCTGAATTGGGGACAGCCTTTGATATCTGGAAATTCGATGAGATGGGAGAAGAAATTTCGAACTTATGGAACCCTGAGGAACAAAAAAAGTTCAGCTCCCTTGTTAAGACGAATCGGATGACTCAAGGTAAAAGCTTCTTGAAACCAGCATTAGCATCTCTTCCTTCCAAGACTAGGCAGAACATTGTCAACTATTATTTCAATGTTCACGTTCCTCAGCGGATCAGCTCGCAGACTAGGTCAGGTTGTAAAATAATTGACACTGATGATGAGGAGGGGGACGAGCAGGCCCCTACTTCCAAGGCTTCTCGGAAAAGGAATCGATCGAAAAAAGGTGCATCCTCTAGTTCTAAATCTGCAAAGAGAAGTTACTTAACTGGTCGACGATGA